The Gouania willdenowi unplaced genomic scaffold, fGouWil2.1 scaffold_211_arrow_ctg1, whole genome shotgun sequence genome segment aagtacacaaaaagaaagaaaagaaaaacacaaaaaagaatgaCCCACAGCaccaacaaacaagcaaaaccaGTTCATGAGataaggaagaaaaataacGACGCATGAAAATCAACACATGCCTCCCTcattaaattgtccatatctcaaaaagtattcatgcgatcaaactaaaaatgtcaatgttttcgtgtcattttgtgtatttttggccattttgtgtatatttgttgttattttgtatgttttcgtgtcattttgtgtatttttggggtcactttatgtattttctatCGTTGTGTGCATTTTAAAGTCATCTTGAGTggattgtgtatttctttttggtaatttttctgtatttttgaggTCAGTGCATGGGCCATTCGTTGAAATGACGTGGAATAACCCTTTAGTGAGTGAGaaataactttataatgatgCTACGTCATAATAAACCATAACATCTTAATGAAGAATCTGTTGAGTTTTCATCCTCAGTGCGGACGctcaatgatgtcattgttgTGCAGTGTTTCCAGTGTGGCGGGGGACCGGGGTGGCCGGCGGCGGGGGCAACGGTGATGACGGCGGGTGGAGCGCGGCCTGGAGCCGCTGCCTGAGGTGGGAGCATGACGGTCCGGACCGGTCCAGGATCCCTGTGTTCGATTACCTGGCCTGGCTGGTTCTGAGCCGCCGAGTGTGTCAGCGAGGGAGGGGGGCCGTGGGCCTGTCTGCAGACATGCTGAGCATCAAACTGCCCCAACTCTTCCACAGCCACCAGATCCCCAAGGTGAGCACGCCACCACACGTTTGGAATAGGGtgaaaataatgggtcaacatgtgtgacattaggtggaaaagtggaaGAAAGGTTTtgaagtgctgaacatgtcttgaaaatggaaaaatgtgaagaattgtcagaaatgggagtaatttagcaaaaatgtggcaagaaaaagtggttaaaatatAGTaagatacaaaaacatttaaaaatgatagaCTTTTCACTAAATCACAGCAAAAAATttttgtgcgtgcgtgcacagGTGTTCAGGGAGGACAGCATCATCTCTGGCTACAGACGCCCTCACAGCTCAGCCTTAGACTGCGTCCTCAGCAGCTTCCAACTGACCAATGAGACGCTCAACATCTGGACACACTTCCTGCCAACATGGTGCGTAACGTTTTgtattaaacatgtttattacaagCAAatcatctaaatgctaaataataataattataataacaatGTTAATGatgaacaaaatacagaaaaagacacaaaaatcaCTCTATTGTTTATATGTATGTAAGGAGAGGAACAGATCTAAtctttatacatctgtaacAGAGGACAGAAGGCGTGCaggttgctgtgtgtgtgttgacttcCTGTTGTCCTGCAGGTACTTCCTGTGGCGTCTGTGCGCTCTCTGCTCCTCTATGAACGTGCTGAGCGACAGCTACACGTGGCCGTTGCTGATCTACATGCTGCTGATCTGTGTGTACCCGTTCACCTCCAGCTGTGCTCACACCTTCAGCAGTATGTCCCCAGAGTCACGACACGTCTGCTACTTCTTTGACTACGGAGCGCTCAGCCTCTACAGCCTCGGTAAGAACCGACCATGTGACCTACGCCTTGCTCCCAGTTTCCACCCAGTCCGTAACTGCTGTGGAACCACAACGCAGCTGATCGGTTTCCAttgtgtcgtacgacaggaccaacgtgatttatgaaacattggtatctgaccaatcacagcgcaCCAATGATcagggccaagcccgcggggccaggggtgctaggaaccctgttgttttcacttgtatttttattatgtttcccCCGATAAAAgaggtgctgcaggctaaaccgtgcaaggtaggcGATGCCCTTTGGGGGGTAGGTCCAGACCCCCCGTGTATCTTGGATGCAATAActcacatatgtccgccagcaggtggcgct includes the following:
- the LOC114458910 gene encoding membrane progestin receptor delta-like isoform X3; the protein is MENSEGTLSPKMQKRHELKLWTLDSVGHVLFPVWRGTGVAGGGGNGDDGGWSAAWSRCLRWEHDGPDRSRIPVFDYLAWLVLSRRVCQRGRGAVGLSADMLSIKLPQLFHSHQIPKVFREDSIISGYRRPHSSALDCVLSSFQLTNETLNIWTHFLPTWYFLWRLCALCSSMNVLSDSYTWPLLIYMLLICVYPFTSSCAHTFSSMSPESRHVCYFFDYGALSLYSLVGSVL
- the LOC114458910 gene encoding membrane progestin receptor delta-like isoform X1; this translates as MENSEGTLSPKMQKRHELKLWTLDSVGHVLFPVWRGTGVAGGGGNGDDGGWSAAWSRCLRWEHDGPDRSRIPVFDYLAWLVLSRRVCQRGRGAVGLSADMLSIKLPQLFHSHQIPKVFREDSIISGYRRPHSSALDCVLSSFQLTNETLNIWTHFLPTWYFLWRLCALCSSMNVLSDSYTWPLLIYMLLICVYPFTSSCAHTFSSMSPESRHVCYFFDYGALSLYSLVMKNRKHQKMWASSSKVSL
- the LOC114458910 gene encoding membrane progestin receptor delta-like isoform X2 gives rise to the protein MENSEGTLSPKMQKRHELKLWTLDSVGHVLFPVWRGTGVAGGGGNGDDGGWSAAWSRCLRWEHDGPDRSRIPVFDYLAWLVLSRRVCQRGRGAVGLSADMLSIKLPQLFHSHQIPKVFREDSIISGYRRPHSSALDCVLSSFQLTNETLNIWTHFLPTWYFLWRLCALCSSMNVLSDSYTWPLLIYMLLICVYPFTSSCAHTFSSMSPESRHVCYFFDYGALSLYSLGCGVL
- the LOC114458910 gene encoding membrane progestin receptor delta-like isoform X4; this translates as MPDYRVFPVWRGTGVAGGGGNGDDGGWSAAWSRCLRWEHDGPDRSRIPVFDYLAWLVLSRRVCQRGRGAVGLSADMLSIKLPQLFHSHQIPKVFREDSIISGYRRPHSSALDCVLSSFQLTNETLNIWTHFLPTWYFLWRLCALCSSMNVLSDSYTWPLLIYMLLICVYPFTSSCAHTFSSMSPESRHVCYFFDYGALSLYSLVMKNRKHQKMWASSSKVSL